From the Bubalus kerabau isolate K-KA32 ecotype Philippines breed swamp buffalo chromosome 2, PCC_UOA_SB_1v2, whole genome shotgun sequence genome, one window contains:
- the CHST2 gene encoding carbohydrate sulfotransferase 2 — protein MSRSPPRALPAGAPLGLHPAAPAAGPRALLPPWPRRLGRRWPASPLGMKVFRRKALVLCAGYALLLVLTMLNLLDYKWHKEPLQQCSPDGSLGAGAGAASGGWGRPGPPPAVPPRAHTRLDPRTPYRPPVAAVQAAPAVAAGAARAAAPPGNGTRGGGDKRQLVYVFTTWRSGSSFFGELFNQNPEVFFLYEPVWHVWQKLYPGDAVSLQGAARDMLSALYRCDLSVFQLYSPAGSGGRNLTTLGIFGAATNKVVCSSPLCPAYRKEVVGLVDDRVCKKCPPQRLARFEEECRKYRTLVIKGVRVFDVAVLAPLLRDPALDLKVIHLVRDPRAVASSRIRSRHGLIRESLQVVRSRDPRAHRMPFLEAPGHKLGVKKENMGGPADYHALGAMEVICNSMAKTLQTALQPPDWLQGHYLVVRYEDLVGDPVKTLRRVYDFVGLLVSPEMEQFALNMTSGSGSSSKPFVVSARNATQAANAWRTALTFQQIKQVEEFCYQPMAVLGYERVNSPEEVKDLSKTLLRKPRL, from the coding sequence ATGAGCCGCAGCCCGCCGCGAGCTCTACCCGCGGGCGCGCCCCTCGGGTTGCACCCAGCCGCGCCCGCCGCCGGGCCGCGCGCCCTGCTCCCGCCGTGGCCCCGGCGCCTGGGTCGCCGCTGGCCTGCGTCCCCGCTCGGAATGAAGGTGTTCCGCAGGAAGGCGCTGGTGCTCTGCGCGGGCTACGCGCTGCTGCTGGTGCTCACCATGCTCAACCTCCTGGACTACAAGTGGCACAAGGAGCCGTTGCAGCAGTGCAGCCCCGACGGGTCGCTGGGTGCCGGGGCGGGGGCGGCTTCGGGCGGCTGGGGGCGTCCAGGACCTCCTCCAGCCGTGCCGCCCCGCGCACACACCCGCTTGGATCCCCGGACCCCATACCGCCCTCCCGTCGCCGCAGTCCAGGCAGCTCCGGCAGTCGCGGCCGGGGCGGCGAGGGCCGCAGCCCCTCCAGGTAATGGCACTCGGGGCGGCGGGGACAAGAGGCAGTTGGTGTACGTGTTCACCACGTGGCGCTCAGGCTCGTCCTTCTTCGGCGAGCTTTTCAACCAGAACCCCGAAGTGTTCTTCCTCTACGAGCCGGTGTGGCACGTGTGGCAGAAACTGTACCCAGGGGACGCCGTCTCCCTGCAAGGGGCGGCGCGGGACATGCTGAGCGCTCTCTACCGCTGCGACCTCTCGGTCTTCCAGCTGTACAGCCCCGCCGGCAGCGGGGGGCGCAACCTCACCACTCTGGGCATCTTCGGTGCGGCCACCAACAAGGTGGTGTGCTCCTCGCCGCTGTGCCCCGCCTACCGCAAGGAGGTCGTGGGACTGGTGGATGACCGCGTGTGCAAGAAGTGTCCGCCGCAGCGCCTGGCGCGCTTCGAGGAGGAGTGCCGCAAGTACCGCACGCTGGTCATCAAGGGCGTTCGGGTCTTCGACGTGGCGGTATTGGCGCCACTGTTGCGAGACCCGGCCCTGGACCTTAAGGTCATTCATCTGGTGCGGGACCCCCGCGCTGTGGCCAGCTCACGCATTCGCTCGCGCCACGGTCTCATCCGTGAAAGCCTGCAGGTGGTGCGCAGCCGGGACCCGCGAGCCCACCGCATGCCCTTCCTGGAGGCCCCCGGCCACAAACTGGGCGTCAAGAAGGAGAACATGGGAGGGCCGGCAGACTACCACGCGCTTGGCGCCATGGAGGTCATCTGCAACAGCATGGCCAAGACGCTGCAGACGGCCCTGCAGCCCCCTGACTGGCTGCAGGGCCATTACCTGGTGGTGCGGTACGAGGACTTGGTGGGAGACCCCGTCAAAACCCTGCGGAGGGTGTACGACTTTGTGGGGCTGTTGGTGAGCCCCGAAATGGAGCAGTTTGCACTCAACATGACTAGTGGCTCAGGCTCCTCCTCCAAGCCTTTTGTGGTGTCAGCCCGCAACGCCACACAGGCCGCCAATGCCTGGCGGACCGCCCTCACCTTCCAGCAGATCAAACAGGTGGAGGAGTTTTGCTACCAGCCCATGGCCGTGCTGGGCTACGAGCGGGTCAATAGCCCCGAGGAGGTCAAAGACCTCAGCAAGACCCTGCTCCGGAAACCCCGACTCTGA